TAATATGAATTAGCATAGAAGGGGGAGCGTTATATGAAAATAACTGATGTTCCATTTTGTACAATTGACTGGAGCAAAATAAACACTACTCAACATCCTGGTATTGAAGGTTATGCGAATTGGCGTACATTTGAGATGGGGAACATCCGAGTACGAATGGTAGAATATTCTCCTGGTTATATTGCCGACCATTGGTGTGATAGAGGTCACGTTTTATTAGTATTAGAAGGAGAACTATATACTGAACTTTCAGATGGAAGAGAATTCAAACTTACTCCAGGAGTCAGTTACCAAGTGGCTGATGGAGCAAATCCGCATAGGTCCTATACTAAAACTGGTGCGAAATTGTTTATTGTAGACTAACTGTAATTATTTCA
This genomic window from Paenibacillus hexagrammi contains:
- a CDS encoding DHCW motif cupin fold protein; this translates as MKITDVPFCTIDWSKINTTQHPGIEGYANWRTFEMGNIRVRMVEYSPGYIADHWCDRGHVLLVLEGELYTELSDGREFKLTPGVSYQVADGANPHRSYTKTGAKLFIVD